A stretch of the Vigna radiata var. radiata cultivar VC1973A chromosome 9, Vradiata_ver6, whole genome shotgun sequence genome encodes the following:
- the LOC111242562 gene encoding uncharacterized protein LOC111242562, giving the protein MEKHQAFARALARKNQRSGHVTIPSSSTAIPTSFAPPPPLSASKTDDSKPIVISSAPKTKGRKRSAQEKTPSPTKRKRNSDALLTGPLDPNIHVSDRLEFNLTPEEREPFKKLTPSKASDMAYELLSRAGICLNYDVGTTKPLLVSELEISNKKLEKPQEDVALLTEGLEKANKKAEDDRAKAAASLLKSQNEVKRLQQSVDSLSLSLQQSSNQIKQLTSKKAATIADRDKSLVDFATLEDELCEERQRGFEQGIAQCHYFFKCPLQHEGFHIMKILVDGQLVDISPQPSTEVASAPDQAAPNDAPLVPDTTED; this is encoded by the coding sequence ATGGAAAAGCATCAAGCCTTTGCTCGTGCTTTGGCCCGCAAGAATCAGCGCAGCGGGCATGTCACCATCCCCTCCTCGTCCACTGCAATCCCTACAAGCTTCGCCCCTCCTCCACCATTAAGTGCCTCCAAAACTGACGACTCCAAGCCGATCGTCATCTCCTCCGCACCGAAAACCAAAGGGAGAAAACGCTCCGCCCAAGAAAAGACCCCTTctccaacaaaaagaaaaaggaactcCGACGCCCTGCTAACCGGTCCTCTTGACCCTAACATCCACGTGTCCGATCGCCTCGAATTCAACCTGACTCCAGAAGAACGAGAGCCCTTCAAGAAGCTAACTCCTTCGAAGGCTTCCGACATGGCCTATGAACTGCTTTCCCGAGCCGGCATCTGCTTGAACTACGACGTAGGAACCACCAAGCCTCTCCTGGTGTCTGAACTTGAGATTTCCAACAAGAAATTGGAAAAGCCCCAAGAGGATGTCGCCCTACTCACCGAAGGCCTCGAGAAAGCGAACAAAAAGGCGGAGGACGATCGGGCTAAGGCCGCTGCTTCCCTCCTTAAGTCCCAAAATGAAGTGAAACGCCTCCAACAGTCAGTGGACTCCCTAAGCCTTAGTCTTCAACAATCTTCCAATCAAATCAAACAGCTAACTTCGAAAAAGGCCGCCACCATAGCCGATCGGGATAAATCATTGGTTGACTTCGCAACCCTAGAGGATGAGCTGTGTGAGGAACGCCAGCGCGGGTTCGAGCAGGGTATCGCCCAATGTCATTACTTCTTTAAGTGTCCCCTTCAACATGAGGGTTTTCACATTATGAAGATCCTGGTGGATGGCCAGCTTGTCGATATCTCTCCCCAGCCCTCCACCGAAGTCGCCTCCGCCCCTGACCAGGCAGCCCCGAACGATGCCCCGCTAGTTCCCGACACTACTGAGGACTAA
- the LOC106774264 gene encoding protein SUPPRESSOR OF npr1-1, CONSTITUTIVE 1-like isoform X2: MEFASSSSLSSSSSSFLTSEPHFIHDVFINFGGEDIGRRFVSHLHSVLLQSQVKTFISQENLHDEGMKLEEHMRAIGHTKITIIVFSKSYTESACSLLELEKIIECHETFGQIVLPVFHEIDPLDVRHQKDDFGKALEDTAHRSYSGEQLQHARSRWSSALNRVAGMTGWDVRHFGHDAALVDVIVNRVKTLLDYRDLFITSYPVGLESRVEDVIKCIENQSTKVCMIGIWGMGGSEYLLSDVLESKLKVKSVGMGRTMIQNEFSRKKLLIVLDDVNEFGQLENLCGRREWFGQGTVIIITTRDFHLLNQLKVNYVYEMDLLNENESLELFSSLAFGDAKAKEDFSELSRNVVAYCGGLPLALEVLGAYLFDQTSKRVWEGVLSILEKIPNKEVQRKLRISFDSLSNDMEKDILLDVCCFFIGKDRGYVTEILNGCELCADVGIPVLIERSLIKVEKNNKLGMHPLLQEMGREIIRENSRKDPGKHSRLWSQKEVVEVLTKNTGTEAIEGLVLKMDLTSRDCFKTDSFKKMERLRLLQLHHVQLDGNYAYLSKQLKWISWHGFPSNSLPNSFCMNDVIAIDLKYSHLRFVWKQSQDLKWLKFLNLSHSMYLRETPDFSRLPSLEQLILKDCPSLLGIHKSIGDLCNILLINLKDCTSLSNLPKEIYKLKSVKTFILSGCSKIDKLEEDIAQMESLTTLIADNTAVKQVPVSIVTSKSIGYISLCGFEGLARNVFPSIILSWMSPTMNPLLFMRPFSGTSCSLVSMNTQDNTLSELAPMLRSLPNLRSVLLRYETESQLSKDVETFLVERAVNVAELGISRHHLRSSLIGVGSYKAFFEILNDRISKGLVTNEASEVSLPIDNKPYWLAHIGEGQSVFFTVPEDCGMKGMTLCIVYLSNPEIKPTECLTSVLIANYTKRSLQIHRQETVISFNDEDWQEIISHLAGGDKVEIFVTFGHDLVVKKTAVYLMYGESKDIEIELTNCESNGVEIEPPHCESIVSKMRQYVYQMILKVC, translated from the exons ATGGAGtttgcatcttcttcttctttatcatcatcatcttcatccttcTTAACATCAGAACCCCATTTCATACACGATGTGTTCATCAACTTTGGTGGAGAAGACATCGGTAGAAGGTTTGTTTCTCATCTCCATTCTGTCCTTTTACAATCTCAAGTCAAAACTTTTATTAGCCAGGAGAATCTGCATGATGAGGGAATGAAGTTGGAAGAGCACATGAGAGCAATAGGACACACTAAGATTACAATAATCGTTTTCTCCAAATCATACACTGAATCTGCTTGCTCTCTTCTTGAGCTTGAAAAAATCATTGAATGCCACGAAACATTTGGCCAAATAGTTCTGCCCGTATTTCACGAGATTGACCCATTGGATGTACGTCATCAGAAGGATGATTTTGGAAAAGCTTTGGAAGACACTGCACACAGAAGCTATTCAGGAGAACAACTGCAACATGCGCGGTCAAGGTGGAGCAGTGCACTCAATAGAGTTGCAGGTATGACTGGTTGGGATGTCAGACATTTCGG GCATGATGCTGCACTTGTAGACGTAATTGTTAACCGCGTCAAGACATTACTGGACTATAGAGACTTGTTTATTACCAGCTATCCTGTTGGATTAGAGTCCCGCGTGGAAGACGTGATTAAATGTATTGAAAATCAATCCACCAAAGTGTGTATGATAGGAATATGGGGAATGGGAGGATCAG AATATCTCCTTTCTGATGTCCTAGAATCCAAGTTGAAGGTGAAAAGCGTTGGGATGGGAAGAACTATGATCCAGAATGAATTTTCTCGAAAAAAGTTGCTCATTGTGCTTGATGATGTGAATGAGTTTGGCCAATTAGAAAACCTATGCGGGAGGCGTGAATGGTTCGGTCAAGGAACTGTGATAATAATTACAACTAGAGATTTTCACTTGCTGAACCAACTCAAAGTTAATTATGTATATGAAATGGATCTTTTGAACGAAAATGAGTCACTTGAGCTTTTTAGTTCGCTTGCCTTCGGAGatgcaaaagcaaaagaagactTCAGTGAGCTTTCAAGAAACGTTGTTGCTTATTGTGGAGGACTACCTCTGGCTCTTGAAGTGCTTGGTGCTTATTTATTTGACCAGACGTCAAAGAGAGTGTGGGAAGGAGTATTGTCGATACTAGAAAAAATTCCCAATAAGGAGGTTCAGCGGAAATTAAGAATAAGCTTTGATAGTTTAAGCAATGACATGGAGAAGGATATATTACTTGATGTATGTTGTTTCTTTATAGGTAAAGACAGAGGTTATGTCACAGAAATACTAAATGGTTGTGAACTATGTGCTGATGTTGGAATACCGGTTCTCATAGAACGTAGCCtcataaaagtagaaaaaaacaacaaacttgGAATGCATCCTTTACTACAAGAAATGGGAAGAGAGATCATTCGTGAAAACTCAAGAAAGGACCCCGGGAAGCACAGTCGACTGTGGTCTCAAAAGGAAGTAGTTGAAGTATTGACAAAGAATACT GGGACTGAAGCTATTGAGGGATTGGTTTTGAAAATGGATTTAACCAGCAGAGATTGCTTCAAAACCGACTCTTTCAAGAAAATGGAGAGATTGAGACTCTTGCAACTCCATCATGTACAACTTGATGGAAATTATGCGTACCTTTCTAAGCAACTGAAATGGATCTCTTGGCACGGCTTTCCTTCAAATTCTCTGCCAAACAGCTTTTGTATGAATGATGTAATTGCTATTGATTTAAAGTACAGTCATCTTCGATTCGTCTGGAAACAATCCCAG GATTTGAAGTGGCTAAAATTCCTTAATCTCAGTCACTCCATGTACTTGAGAGAAACCCCTGACTTTTCTAGACTACCAAGTCTTGAGCAGCTCATTCTCAAAGATTGTCCAAGTTTATTAGGGATACACAAATCCATTGGTGATCTctgtaatattttattgataaatttgaagGATTGTACAAGCCTAAGCAATCTCCCCAAAGAGATATACAAGTTGAAATCTGTGAAAACATTCATCCTTTCTGGTTGTTCAAAGATTGACAAATTGGAAGAAGATATAGCACAGATGGAATCCTTGACAACTCTAATTGCTGATAATACTGCTGTGAAACAGGTCCCCGTTTCAATAGTAACCTCGAAAAGCATTGGATATATATCCTTATGCGGATTTGAAGGACTGGCACGAAATGTTTTTCCTTCTATAATCCTGTCTTGGATGTCACCAACAATGAATCCCCTGTTATTTATGCGTCCGTTTTCTGGCACATCATGTTCTCTGGTTTCAATGAATACACAGGATAATACTTTGAGTGAACTTGCACCAATGCTTAGAAGCCTTCCAAATCTTCGAAGTGTTTTGCTGCGATATGAGACAGAGTCTCAACTATCTAAAGATGTAGAAACCTTTCTGGTTGAACGTGCTGTAAATGTTGCAGAATTAGGAATTTCAAGGCATCACTTGAGGTCATCTTTGATTGGAGTTGGAAGTTACAAAGCATTCTTTGAAATTCTCAACGATAGAATATCTAAG GGATTGGTAACCAATGAGGCTTCTGAAGTTTCACTCCCAATTGACAATAAACCTTATTGGTTGGCCCATATAGGTGAGGGACAGTCAGTGTTTTTCACTGTACCGGAGGACTGTGGCATGAAGGGAATGACTTTGTGTATTGTTTATTTATCAAACCCCGAAATCAAGCCCACCGAATGTCTTACTAGTGTCTTAATAGCTAATTACACAAAGCGCAGCCTGCAGATACACAGGCAAGAAACAGTGATTTCATTTAATGATGAAGATTGGCAGGAGATAATATCACATTTGGCAGGTGGAGACAAGGTGGAGATTTTTGTGACTTTTGGTCATGACTTGGTGGTCAAGAAAACGGCTGTCTATCTTATGTATGGTGAATCGAAAGATATAGAAATTGAGCTGACGAATTGTGAATCGAATGGTGTAGAAATTGAGCCGCCGCATTGTGAATCAATAGTTTCGAAAATGAGGCAATATGTATACCAAATGATATTGAAAGTATGCTGA
- the LOC106774264 gene encoding protein SUPPRESSOR OF npr1-1, CONSTITUTIVE 1-like isoform X1, which produces MEFASSSSLSSSSSSFLTSEPHFIHDVFINFGGEDIGRRFVSHLHSVLLQSQVKTFISQENLHDEGMKLEEHMRAIGHTKITIIVFSKSYTESACSLLELEKIIECHETFGQIVLPVFHEIDPLDVRHQKDDFGKALEDTAHRSYSGEQLQHARSRWSSALNRVAGMTGWDVRHFGHDAALVDVIVNRVKTLLDYRDLFITSYPVGLESRVEDVIKCIENQSTKVCMIGIWGMGGSGKTTLAKAIYNRIYRKFIGKSFIENIRKVWDLKYEKYVLLQEYLLSDVLESKLKVKSVGMGRTMIQNEFSRKKLLIVLDDVNEFGQLENLCGRREWFGQGTVIIITTRDFHLLNQLKVNYVYEMDLLNENESLELFSSLAFGDAKAKEDFSELSRNVVAYCGGLPLALEVLGAYLFDQTSKRVWEGVLSILEKIPNKEVQRKLRISFDSLSNDMEKDILLDVCCFFIGKDRGYVTEILNGCELCADVGIPVLIERSLIKVEKNNKLGMHPLLQEMGREIIRENSRKDPGKHSRLWSQKEVVEVLTKNTGTEAIEGLVLKMDLTSRDCFKTDSFKKMERLRLLQLHHVQLDGNYAYLSKQLKWISWHGFPSNSLPNSFCMNDVIAIDLKYSHLRFVWKQSQDLKWLKFLNLSHSMYLRETPDFSRLPSLEQLILKDCPSLLGIHKSIGDLCNILLINLKDCTSLSNLPKEIYKLKSVKTFILSGCSKIDKLEEDIAQMESLTTLIADNTAVKQVPVSIVTSKSIGYISLCGFEGLARNVFPSIILSWMSPTMNPLLFMRPFSGTSCSLVSMNTQDNTLSELAPMLRSLPNLRSVLLRYETESQLSKDVETFLVERAVNVAELGISRHHLRSSLIGVGSYKAFFEILNDRISKGLVTNEASEVSLPIDNKPYWLAHIGEGQSVFFTVPEDCGMKGMTLCIVYLSNPEIKPTECLTSVLIANYTKRSLQIHRQETVISFNDEDWQEIISHLAGGDKVEIFVTFGHDLVVKKTAVYLMYGESKDIEIELTNCESNGVEIEPPHCESIVSKMRQYVYQMILKVC; this is translated from the exons ATGGAGtttgcatcttcttcttctttatcatcatcatcttcatccttcTTAACATCAGAACCCCATTTCATACACGATGTGTTCATCAACTTTGGTGGAGAAGACATCGGTAGAAGGTTTGTTTCTCATCTCCATTCTGTCCTTTTACAATCTCAAGTCAAAACTTTTATTAGCCAGGAGAATCTGCATGATGAGGGAATGAAGTTGGAAGAGCACATGAGAGCAATAGGACACACTAAGATTACAATAATCGTTTTCTCCAAATCATACACTGAATCTGCTTGCTCTCTTCTTGAGCTTGAAAAAATCATTGAATGCCACGAAACATTTGGCCAAATAGTTCTGCCCGTATTTCACGAGATTGACCCATTGGATGTACGTCATCAGAAGGATGATTTTGGAAAAGCTTTGGAAGACACTGCACACAGAAGCTATTCAGGAGAACAACTGCAACATGCGCGGTCAAGGTGGAGCAGTGCACTCAATAGAGTTGCAGGTATGACTGGTTGGGATGTCAGACATTTCGG GCATGATGCTGCACTTGTAGACGTAATTGTTAACCGCGTCAAGACATTACTGGACTATAGAGACTTGTTTATTACCAGCTATCCTGTTGGATTAGAGTCCCGCGTGGAAGACGTGATTAAATGTATTGAAAATCAATCCACCAAAGTGTGTATGATAGGAATATGGGGAATGGGAGGATCAGGTAAAACAACCCTAGCCAAAGCCATCTACAATCGAATTTATCGTAAATTCATTGGTAAGAGTTTTATTGAGAATATTAGAAAAGTTTGGGatctaaaatatgaaaaatatgttcttttgcAAGAATATCTCCTTTCTGATGTCCTAGAATCCAAGTTGAAGGTGAAAAGCGTTGGGATGGGAAGAACTATGATCCAGAATGAATTTTCTCGAAAAAAGTTGCTCATTGTGCTTGATGATGTGAATGAGTTTGGCCAATTAGAAAACCTATGCGGGAGGCGTGAATGGTTCGGTCAAGGAACTGTGATAATAATTACAACTAGAGATTTTCACTTGCTGAACCAACTCAAAGTTAATTATGTATATGAAATGGATCTTTTGAACGAAAATGAGTCACTTGAGCTTTTTAGTTCGCTTGCCTTCGGAGatgcaaaagcaaaagaagactTCAGTGAGCTTTCAAGAAACGTTGTTGCTTATTGTGGAGGACTACCTCTGGCTCTTGAAGTGCTTGGTGCTTATTTATTTGACCAGACGTCAAAGAGAGTGTGGGAAGGAGTATTGTCGATACTAGAAAAAATTCCCAATAAGGAGGTTCAGCGGAAATTAAGAATAAGCTTTGATAGTTTAAGCAATGACATGGAGAAGGATATATTACTTGATGTATGTTGTTTCTTTATAGGTAAAGACAGAGGTTATGTCACAGAAATACTAAATGGTTGTGAACTATGTGCTGATGTTGGAATACCGGTTCTCATAGAACGTAGCCtcataaaagtagaaaaaaacaacaaacttgGAATGCATCCTTTACTACAAGAAATGGGAAGAGAGATCATTCGTGAAAACTCAAGAAAGGACCCCGGGAAGCACAGTCGACTGTGGTCTCAAAAGGAAGTAGTTGAAGTATTGACAAAGAATACT GGGACTGAAGCTATTGAGGGATTGGTTTTGAAAATGGATTTAACCAGCAGAGATTGCTTCAAAACCGACTCTTTCAAGAAAATGGAGAGATTGAGACTCTTGCAACTCCATCATGTACAACTTGATGGAAATTATGCGTACCTTTCTAAGCAACTGAAATGGATCTCTTGGCACGGCTTTCCTTCAAATTCTCTGCCAAACAGCTTTTGTATGAATGATGTAATTGCTATTGATTTAAAGTACAGTCATCTTCGATTCGTCTGGAAACAATCCCAG GATTTGAAGTGGCTAAAATTCCTTAATCTCAGTCACTCCATGTACTTGAGAGAAACCCCTGACTTTTCTAGACTACCAAGTCTTGAGCAGCTCATTCTCAAAGATTGTCCAAGTTTATTAGGGATACACAAATCCATTGGTGATCTctgtaatattttattgataaatttgaagGATTGTACAAGCCTAAGCAATCTCCCCAAAGAGATATACAAGTTGAAATCTGTGAAAACATTCATCCTTTCTGGTTGTTCAAAGATTGACAAATTGGAAGAAGATATAGCACAGATGGAATCCTTGACAACTCTAATTGCTGATAATACTGCTGTGAAACAGGTCCCCGTTTCAATAGTAACCTCGAAAAGCATTGGATATATATCCTTATGCGGATTTGAAGGACTGGCACGAAATGTTTTTCCTTCTATAATCCTGTCTTGGATGTCACCAACAATGAATCCCCTGTTATTTATGCGTCCGTTTTCTGGCACATCATGTTCTCTGGTTTCAATGAATACACAGGATAATACTTTGAGTGAACTTGCACCAATGCTTAGAAGCCTTCCAAATCTTCGAAGTGTTTTGCTGCGATATGAGACAGAGTCTCAACTATCTAAAGATGTAGAAACCTTTCTGGTTGAACGTGCTGTAAATGTTGCAGAATTAGGAATTTCAAGGCATCACTTGAGGTCATCTTTGATTGGAGTTGGAAGTTACAAAGCATTCTTTGAAATTCTCAACGATAGAATATCTAAG GGATTGGTAACCAATGAGGCTTCTGAAGTTTCACTCCCAATTGACAATAAACCTTATTGGTTGGCCCATATAGGTGAGGGACAGTCAGTGTTTTTCACTGTACCGGAGGACTGTGGCATGAAGGGAATGACTTTGTGTATTGTTTATTTATCAAACCCCGAAATCAAGCCCACCGAATGTCTTACTAGTGTCTTAATAGCTAATTACACAAAGCGCAGCCTGCAGATACACAGGCAAGAAACAGTGATTTCATTTAATGATGAAGATTGGCAGGAGATAATATCACATTTGGCAGGTGGAGACAAGGTGGAGATTTTTGTGACTTTTGGTCATGACTTGGTGGTCAAGAAAACGGCTGTCTATCTTATGTATGGTGAATCGAAAGATATAGAAATTGAGCTGACGAATTGTGAATCGAATGGTGTAGAAATTGAGCCGCCGCATTGTGAATCAATAGTTTCGAAAATGAGGCAATATGTATACCAAATGATATTGAAAGTATGCTGA